The Bombus fervidus isolate BK054 chromosome 3, iyBomFerv1, whole genome shotgun sequence genome includes a window with the following:
- the Sdhb gene encoding succinate dehydrogenase, subunit B (iron-sulfur) — MAGITPQACKNALRQVRRFHISANQNAAAKLKTFAVYRWNPDKPDEKPYMQEYKVDLNTCGPMILDALIKIKNEIDPTLTFRRSCREGICGSCAMNIGGTNTLACISKIDTDTNSTSKIYPLPHMYIVKDLVPDLNNFYNQYKSIQPWLQRGDGKESGSKQYLQSVEDRKKLDGLYECILCACCSTSCPSYWWNGDKYLGPAVLMQAYRWIIDSRDTKAKERLEKMRDPFSVYRCHTIMNCTRTCPKGLNPGKAIAEIKKLLANISEKQKPGIDAAI; from the exons GTTAGGAGATTTCATATTTCTGCAAATCAAAATGCTGCAGCCAAATTAAAAACCTTTGCTGTGTATCGTTGGAATCCAGATAAGCCAGATGAAAAGCCATATATGCAAGAATATAAAGTGGATCTAAACAC CTGTGGTCCTATGATATTAGatgcattaattaaaattaaaaatgaaattgaccCAACTTTAACTTTCCGTCGTTCTTGCCGTGAAGGCATTTGTGGTTCTTGTGCTATGAACATTGGTGGTACAAATACATTAGCATGTATAAG CAAAATTGATACTGATACAAATTCAACTAGTAAGATTTATCCCCTAccacatatgtatatcgtaaAAGACTTAGTACCAGATCTAAATAACTTTTATAACcaatataaaagtatacaacCATGGTTGCAACGTGGTGATGGAAAGGAAAGTGGTTCAAAGCAATATTTGCAGAGTGTTGAAGACCGTAAAAAAttg GATGGTCTCTATGAATGCATCTTATGTGCTTGCTGTAGTACCTCTTGTCCATCATATTGGTGGAATGGTGATAAGTACTTAGGACCTGCTGTGCTTATGCAAGCTTACAGATGGATTATTGATTCGCGTGATACCAAAGCAAAGGAACGTCTCGAAAAAATGCGAGACCCATTTTCAGTATATCGTTGCCACACTATTATGAATTGTACTCGTACTTGTCCAAAG gGTCTGAATCCTGGCAAAGCTATTgcagaaataaagaaattattagcCAATATTAGTGAGAAACAAAAACCAGGCATTGATGCTGCTATAtaa